The genomic region AGATGTTCTTCCTTCCAGATTAAGAAAATTGTTTGAAATAAAAAAAATAGTGGATAAAAAAAGTACTTTTAATAATCTTTACAAAAGGAATCATCCACTCTCCTTTACATTTGGTAATATATGGTATTTATTTAGTAACCAAGAACAAGACGGTACTAAGTATTTTTTGGAAATCGCAAATAATATATTTTCAAATCAGACACTTAGTTATACTTTTTTGGTGAAAAAAATTGTGGACAAAGTGAGGAGAGACTTTGTGAATGACAGAAGTACAATTGATTCTACCCTCAAAGGCCTTCAGCTACTAGACTATATAAATTATCTCGGTCTGTTAGACAATTTCAATGGAGAGAATAAAGTGAGAACTGATTTTGATGATACCTTAAATAAATGTAACACATCTATTGATGAAAAAGCGAATCAACTTTTTAGTGAGTTTCCTGATTTTTTTAACCAACCTGCAAAAAGAGCTATTTTCTTGCAGGGTGCTCTCACACAGTACTTATTGAATATTCAGTGGCATGATAGAGGAGCATCGCCTTTCAGAACAAAGTTACATGGCTTAAAACTAGATGAGAAACTTGTAAAGAAACTCTTCCCTGAAATTCAAAATAAACTTGAAGAATATGGAAAAAATTACTACTTAGACCTTGAAACTTTAATTTCAAAATATATGCTACAAGCAGGTAATGACTGGAATATATCCAAAGATGAAATCAATTTCTATTATGTTCTTGGAATGAACCTTTCATACATATTTAAGAACCAAGGAGAGAATGCAGATGAGTGACGTAATTTCAAATCGTTCAGAATTATTATTTTTGTATGACGTAAAAGATTCGAACCCCAATGGTGACCCTCTCGATGAGAATAGACCTAGGATAGATGAAGAAACTGGAATTAATCTTGTTACAGATGTAAGACTAAAAAGAACAATTCGAGATTACCTGTATAAATTTAAGGAACAAGAGATATTCGTTCGTGAAATTGAAGATGACGAAGGTCATATCCAAGATGCAAAACTCAGAGCTGAAGACTTTTTACTGGAAAATGGCAAGGCTGTAGACAAAAAAGATATTAGTCTGCCAGAGATGAAAAAAATTATTGATGAAAATGTTCTCAAAGATTGTATTGATGTCAGATTGTTTGGTGTCACACTTCCCATTGAAAAAGATACTAACAAAAGTTCTTCAATTACCCATACAGGTCCAGTTCAATTTAAAATAGGACGTTCATTGCATAAAGTTTTTACAAAACATTTCAAAGGAACTGGAGCATTTGCATCTAAAAAAGGTGCATCGCAAAAAACCTTCAGAGAAGAAGATTTTTTACCTTATTCGCTTATTTGTTTCTATGGTATCATAAATGAAAATGTTGCAAAAGAAACACGATTGACGGAAGATGACATAAAATTGCTTTTAGATGGAATGTGGAATGGAACAAAAAGCCTAATATCTAGATCAAAAGTAGGTCAGGTTCCAAGATTGATTCTAAAAATCAATTACAAAAAAGAAAACTATCACATCGGTGATCTGAATAATATGCTAAAACTTGATTCAAACATACCAGATGACGAAATACGTGATGTTTCCCAGATAAATTTAGATATTTCACAACTTATCAGTGCCTTCTCTAAAAACATTGAGACTATTGATAACGTTGAATACTGTATAGACGACAGAGTGAAGTTGTTATTTGATGGAAAAGAAACAACTCTCAGTGAATGTCTAAATAATACTAAATTATCAATCAAAGAACTGAAGTTTTAGGTGTTAAAGTGGATAAAGTACTTGCATTCGATGTGTGGGGAGAATATGCTCATTTCAGGAAGTATTATACCACCACATCACCCCTCACTTTTTCCATACCACCACGAACTGCAATATGTGGCTTAATTGCAGCAATTATTGGCATTGATAAAACAGAATATCTTAGTTATTTCTCAAAAGATAAAGCTGATATTGCTGTGAAACTGTTGTCTCCAGTAAAAAAGGTTAGACTTTCTGAAAATCTAATTGACACCAAAACTGCACTAGTGATGGGTAAAATAAAGAACCGTACACAAATACGCTTCGAACTTCTAAAAGATGCAAGGTTTAGAATATATTTTAGCCATAAAGAAGCTGAATTATATGAAAAACTGCATTCATACCTTACACAACATCAGTCATTTTATACACCCTGTCTTGGACTTAGTGAACATATTGCAAATTTTGTGTTTGTTGGAGAATTCAGTGTAGAACTGAAAAATGGAACCGAAGATTTTGTAGTAATAGATTCCGCAATTCCAGTCAAACAAAATTCAAATTTAAAAATAAGGTTTGATGAAAATGGTGGCGAGTATTTCCATGAAACCTTACCTATTGAAATGGCAGAGGATAGAACTGTACTGGAATATTCTAAAGTAGCTTTTGAGCGTAATGGTCAACCCATCATTGCAAAATTTGACACGTATTGGGAACTTGATAATGGTGAGAGAATTGTCTTCTTATGAACTACTCTCTCACCCCGAGAAAACACTCTACATTCATCTTAAAAATGTTGCAGATATTAGTAGGATTACTATTAATTCAAAGAATTTAAATTTTGAAAATTTAGATGTGAATATTCTTGCAGATATATCATATATAATTGGTGCCTGCCATGACTTTGGTAAAGCCACACATTATTTTCAAGATTATATAAGAGAAAGAGATGAACAACGTAAGTTGACGCTTAAAAACAATCCTCTTACCCAACATGGATTAATTTCTGCTGTCTTTGCCTACTATGTGCTAAAACAGTATCTTAAAGAAAAAAACGAGGAGCTTTTTTTTATACCATTATTTGGATATTTAGCTGTAAAAAGGCATCATGGTAACCTGGATAACCCTATTTTTGAATTGGTTGCACTAGATGATGACAAAATTGAATATTTAAAAAAGCAAGCTGAAGCTATTGATCCAAAGCAAATCACAGAGATTTATCAATCACTTTTAACGGATATAGATACCAACGATTTTTTGAAGCAAATAGAATCATTGTCTTTAGAAATTAAAAAAAGCAAAAGGCAACTAATAAGGCACTTGAAAAATGAAAGTTCAACATATAGTTATATACTCTTTCAACTTCTATATTCGATTCTTTTAAACTCGGACAAAACGGATGCTGCAAGCCTCAATATGCCTACTCGACCAAATCTTAGTCCATTATTAGTGGATGAATATCGTAAATTTAAAAAATGGGATAAAACAGAAGAAGGAATTAACAACATTCGAAATCTAATCTATTCTGATGTTACAGATGAAATTAAGAACATAAATCTTGATCATAGAATCTATTCTTTGAATGTTCCAACTGGCACAGGAAAAACACTTACTTCATTCTCATTGTCATTAAAATTAAGAGAAAAGATAGAGAGTGAACTCAATTATTCTCCAAAAATAATATACAGTTTGCCTTTTTTGAGCATAATAGATCAGAATTATTCAGTATTCGAAGATGTTTTTAAAACAATTTATGAAGATGAACCAGATACATCTACACTATTAAAACATCACCACTTGTCAGATATTCAGTACACATTTCAAGATGATGAGTTTAAAGAAGATAAAGCACTTTTATTAATTGAAGGTTGGAATTCTGAAATAGTTGTCACCACATTCATACAGTTTTTCCATTCTCTGATATCGAATAGAAATCGATCATTAAGAAAATTCCACAACATTGCTAATTCCATTGTTATTCTCGATGAAGTTCAATCTATTCCACATAAGTATTGGCTACTTTTTAAAGAACTTATTATAACATTATCCAAGCATCTAAACACATATTTTATCTTTGTTACTGCAACACAACCTCTTATTTATAATGAAAATGAAAGAGAAATTGTTGAACTTGCAAAGAATAAGAATGACTATTTTTCCAAATTTGATCGAATTAGCCTTCAGTACTTACCTGAACCTATGAGTTTAGATGATTTCAAAGAAAAGGTTAGATTAGACATTGAAACAATGGAAAATAATGATTTTTTAATCGTTTTAAACACCATCAATGCAAGTAAAAAAGTATATGAGCATCTCACATTTTCGAAAAAAGAATCCGTTGACTACTTTTATCTTTCAACACATATAACTCCAAAAGAACGCCTTGAAAGAATTAAACAAATAAAGAACACTGAAAAACGGAGAGTAATAGTAAGCACTCAATTGATAGAAGCAGGTGTTGATATTGATGTTGATGTGGTTTATAGAGACATGAGTACTTTGGACTCTATTAACCAAGTTGCAGGAAGATGTAATAGGAATTTTGATATCAAAAAGAAGGGAGAAGTAAAAGTATTCATTCTCAAAGATGAGAGAAAAGAATACTACAAATATATCTATTCCACCTTTCTGATTGATAAAACCAAAGAAACCTTAGATGGAACTGGTATCATTAAAGAAAAGGAGTTTTTGGAACTAAACAATGAGTATTTCAAAAAGATAAAAGAAACTCAAAGTGAAGATGAAGCAAAAAAAATCCTGGATGCCTTACATAATATGCGTTTTGATTACATCAAGGAAAATTTCCATCTGATTGAAAATGATTATGAAAAAGCAGATGTATTCATTGAAATTGATGATAATGCCCATGATATTTGGCAACAATTCAAAGCACTTCGTGAAATCAAGAACTCACTTGAAAGGAAAAACAAATTCTTGAATTTTAAAAAGCAGTTCTATGAGTATGTAATTTCGGTTCCAAAAGCTAAAGTCCCATCTTTAGTTGATTCTAATACCGAAATAAGTTATGTTTCACTTGAAATACTGAGTGAATGGTACAATAAAGAAACAGGATTTATAGCAAAAGAAGAAGGAGCATTGATTTTTTGATAGAATTGAAGATTTTTAGATTAACCCTCACCTCCACCCGCCCCATCAAAGGATCCGGTGCACAGCTTAGAGGCTTCTTTGCCACCAAATTCAACGAATACAACCTCTTACACCAACATAACACTGACAAGTTCATCTACCAGTACCCAATGGTCCAATACAAAATGATAGGTCAAACACCCACAGTAATCGGAATAAATGATGGTGCAGAAGTGCTCAAAGAGATATACGATGAATACGACAAGATCAACCTTAACGGCAATGAGTATGAAATTGTAGAGCGAGGAATAAACTACAAAAAAGAAGATTTTGGAATATCTGAAAAACTGATTAAATACGATTTTGTAACACCCTGGTTCGCACTAAATCAGGAAAATCACAGAAAATACCTTTCTTCTGATAAAGAACAACAAACAGAACTACTCAACAGGAATCTGACAGGTAACATGCTTTCTATGTCAAAATCCCTGAACTACCAAGTTCCTGAAAGGATTAAATGCCATACCGAACTGAAAGCCCGTCGTTCAAGTCTGAAAGGAAACGAGATACTTGCTTTCAAAGGCTCCTTTGTCACAAACTTTCAGATCCCAGACTACCTGGGCGTAGGTAAATCCGTATCACGTGGATTTGGGACGGTGAAAAAATGCAACTTGTAATTAATTCACGTGGCTCCTACCTCAAAAAACAACAGAACTGTTTTCTTGTAAAGAACGAAGACAAGGTATTCGAAGTCTCCGCCAACAAAGTTGAAAGTATCCTTATAACCACATCAGCAACCATCACAACCGATGCCATCAAGTTTGCTGTCGAAAATAATATTGACATAGTATTTCTGGACCACTTCGGAGATCCATATGGAAGAGTATGGCATTCCAAATTAGGAAGTACCGTACTCATCCGTAGAAAACAGCTTGAGATAGCAAATAAAGAACAGGGATTCAAACTAGCAAGAGGTTGGATAGAGATCAAGATCAACAATCAGATCGAATTCCTGAAAGATCTAAAAAAGAACCGTCCTGAAAAACGGGAAGAAATGGATGAATACATTACAAATATAAATACAATGATACATAAACTCCTTGAGCTTGATGGCGTTCTGGATGAAGCAAGAGGAACTATAATGGGAATAGAAGGCATGTCTTCAAGACATTATTTTAATGCACTTAGCTACATAATGCCTGAAAAATGGAAATTTGAAGGACGAAGTAGAAATCCTGCGGTGGATGAATTCAATTGCCTACTTAATTATGGATATGGAGTTCTTTATTCAATGGTAGAAAAAGCCTGTATCCTCTCAGGACTTGATCCATATGTAGGGTTTATGCATACTGACAACTATAACAAAAAATCTCTTGTCTTTGACCTTATAGAGATGTATCGTATCCATGTTGACAGAACTGTTGTTAATCTATTCTCTAAAAGAAAGGTCAAAGAAGAATACTTTGATAAGATTCCAAATGGCCTTAGTCTTAACAAAGAAGGCAAAGCTCTACTTATACAATCACTTAATGAGGCCTTAGACCAGAGTATTGGATATCATGGCAGAAATATCAAGATCAGAAATACAATACAGTATGATTGCCACAAAATAGCCAATGAACTAATAAAATGAAAAGGTGAAGAAATGTTAGTGTGGGTAATATATGACATTGCTGATGATCCAATCAGAAAAAAAGTCAGTGATAAATGCAAGAACTATGGCCTTTACAGGGTTCAAAAAAGTGTCTTTCTGGGCGATCTCAATGCAAACCAAAGGGATTCTCTTGCAATTGAATGTGAAGATCTAATAGACCCAGAAGTAGATTCAGTTTATATTTTCCCAATGGATGATGAATCATTCAGAAAGGTCAAACTGATAGGACAGGCTTTTGATAAAGAGCTTGTTAGTGATGAAGTATTAACAACTTTCTTCTGAGGATATCATGGAAGAGCTAGAAAGTGAAAGTTCTACAATAATTACTATTTCAGACGTGCTGGAATATCTATTCTGCCCCAGATTTATCTATTTTATGTACTGCCTGGATATACCTCAACATGAAGAAAACAGATTCAAGGTCATCAAAGGAAGAGATGTTCATAAAAAGCGGCAAATGACAAACAGAGAATATGTGAGGAAGAAACTAAACTGTATTAGCAAAGAATCCGAAGTCTATGTCGTTTCCAAAGCCCACCACATAAAAGGAATAGTGGATGAAGTACTTTTTTTAGAAGATAATACTGCTGCTCCTTTGGAATATAAGTTTGCAGAATATAAAGATAAGGTATTCTCAACTTACAAATATCAACTTGTTCTACAGGCATTGTTGATAAAAGAGAATTACAACATAGAAGTTCAAAAAGGATATATCTGCTATACTCGTAGTAACAGTATGATTAAGGAATTAGCTTTTAAGTTATCAGATTTCAAAAAGGCTAATGACATCATCAAAGACATTATACAGATAGTTGACAAAGGAAAATACCCACAAGCAACAAAATCAAAGAACAAATGTATTGATTGTTGCTACAGAAATATATGTGCATGACATAGTTATCTTATACTTATAAGGAGTTCAATAATTTTGCAACAAGAATTAGCGTGTTCTGAAAGAAGCAATTTAAAGGTTTATTTTGCTAATAACAGGAAATATTTGCGCTATTCAAAATCAAGATCCACTAAAACAAGGATTGAAACCAGACTATTATTTCCTCACTGGAATGATAGCATAGACCATTCAAAATCAAGATCCACTAAAACAAGGATTGAAACATGAATCATATATGAATGATTCATTAGATGATGAATTATTCAAAATCAAGATCCACTAAAACAAGGATTGAAACGAGAAAGGATCTATCGGTATCTCCCTTGTAGATACAAATTCAAAATCAAGATCCACTAAAACAAGGATTGAAACCTGAAAGTATAGACATTTCAGAAAAATCAAGTAAATTCAAAATCAAGATCCACTAAAACAAGGATTGAAACATAGATTAGATATTTTTGAGATAAAAGAAGGCTTGTATTCAAAATCAAGATCCACTAAAACAAGGATTGAAACTTTAGGACGAACTGTTCGCACTGATTAAAACAGATTATTCAAAATCAAGATCCACTAAAACAAGGATTGAAACAGTAAATGGACTGTGGAGCATCGCGGCTGGTTACCGTATTCAAAATCAAGATCCACTAAAACAAGGATTGAAACTATATTTCCCTATAAAGCATAACCCTACTTAAAGCTGTATTCAAAATCAAGATCCACTAAAACAAGGATTGAAACAATACTATAGAGTACTATAGTATATTGGTAATGTATGATTCAAAATCAAGATCCACTAAAACAAGGATTGAAACCTTTAAAACCCTTCATATTAGGGTTTTCTTTATATTATTCAAAATCAAGATCCACTAAAACAAGGATTGAAACTTTCCTTTATTATGGGGAACCTGCAGGTTCTTCCATGTCATTCAAAATCAAGATCCACTAAAACAAGGATTGAAACCATGATTAGCCTCTGTTTCAAAATAGCTCATTAACATTCAAAATCAAGATCCACTAAAACAAGGATTGAAACATTCTACTAGCATTTTATATTCTTCTAATGATATATTCAAAATCAAGATCCACTAAAACAAGGATTGAAACATAAAATCAATGGCTTCGCTATATGGAGGATTTGTAATTCAAAATCAAGATCCACTAAAACAAGGATTGAAACTGATAGTTGCCGGTGTTCTTGGTATGTCTGCACGCCGATTCAAAATCAAGATCCACTAAAACAAGGATTGAAACTTGTAGTGCCTGATATTGTAGCCGGTGGTCTCAGGTCATTCAAAATCAAGATCCACTAAAACAAGGATTGAAACACTAATATAATCATACAGGCATGTAATGATATTGGATTATTCAAAATCAAGATCCACTAAAACAAGGATTGAAACATTTTTTCTGTATCTTCTTTTGCTTCTGCCTGATTGATTCAAAATCAAGATCCACTAAAACAAGGATTGAAACTAGTTCTCACAAGTTTCTACTCTAGATTCAATTTTATTCAAAATCAAGATCCACTAAAACAAGGATTGAAACAAGTAAAATCCATTGTAGCGGGAGTACTTGCCATAATATTCAAAATCAAGATCCACTAAAACAAGGATTGAAACATACTCCTGTAGGAAGCATGCCATTCATAGTTATAATTCAAAATCAAGATCCACTAAAACAAGGATTGAAACAGGTTTACCATTTGAAAGCCCCCTAAAAAAAGGGTATTCAAAATCAAGATCCACTAAAACAAGGATTGAAACGACATTATTGCCCCTCCGCCCACATGATTACAGCCTCGAATTCAAAATCAAGATCCACTAAAACAAGGATTGAAACACTTCATACAAGAGTAATCCCCCCACTGCCGGATTCAAAATCAAGATCCACTAAAACAAGGATTGAAACTTATGGGAACTATCCGAAAATGATTTCCTCTTCTTATTCAAAATCAAGATCCACTAAAACAAGGATTGAAACAAACAGATTCATATTCAATTGTTTCAATCACTGTTGATTCAAAATCAAGATCCACTAAAACAAGGATTGAAACCTGATAAGGGTATTGTCAAATCTCGTCTCCTTGTTTGATTCAAAATCAAGATCCACTAAAACAAGGATTGAAACCTGGATACCTGGAAAGGACCAGAAATTAAATCATAAAATTCAAAATCAAGATCCACTAAAACAAGGATTGAAACTTTTAGGATCCTTCAGGAATCCCGGCAAAAACTAAATTCAAAATCAAGATCCACTAAAACAAGGATTGAAACTAGGATGCATCAACCCATGTATCAACTTCATTACAATTCAAAATCAAGATCCACTAAAACAAGGATTGAAACATAAGTTAATTGTAGTACCTGCTATTGCCGCTGGCGGGATTCAAAATCAAGATCCACTAAAACAAGGATTGAAACTGTCTTTGAGTGCCTTGTCAAAGAACTTATCACCGAATTCAAAATCAAGATCCACTAAAACAAGGATTGAAACCTGGATACCTGGAAAGGACCAGAAATTAAATCATAAATTCAAAATCAAGATCCACTAAAACAAGGATTGAAACACTGGAATATTTCAACACCTTTTGTTTTCACGCCATCTTATTCAAAATCAAGATCCACTAAAACAAGGATTGAAACTGAAGTCATCAAAAAGACTCATGCTTCAGCCCCCACATTCAAAATCAAGATCCACTAAAACAAGGATTGAAACCGAAATCCCAACTTATGCCGAACTTTGTAATATGCAATTCTAAATCAAGATCCATTATAACAAGGATTGAAATAGGTTACCTAGATAAAATGCAGGACAGAATCCTCACATTCAAAATCAAAACCATCATAACATAGTAAATGATGCGGGAGGTGCGATTCGAACGCACGAACTCCTACGAGAATGGGTCCTAAGCCCATCGCCTTTGGCCAAGCTGGGCAACCCCCGCATAAAGAAGAGTAGTCATTAAATAAATTGTTCACATATTAATATTACGCAATGAGATATCTATTTTTCATAGAAATGCTATGAAGCCCTATGAATATGGTCCTAAGCCCTGCGCCTTTGGCCAGGCTGGGCAACCCCCGCAAAAGAAGCAACTAACAGATAACACACTAACATATTAATGTTGCGTATAAAAACATGTTTTTGTACACTTTTTTCTCAAATTATAATTAAGAAAACAATTCTAAACCAGTTTCAGAGGGACAATGTAAGGAACACCATTCTCACTTTTAGCCACAGCTTCAACACCATAGTGTACCCTCATGTTATTCTCATTCAGAACATCCAGAGGTTCTCCGGCAGCTACAATCCTTCCACCTGACATCAAAAGAAGGCGGTTAGAATAGCGGACTGCCATATTCAAATCATGAATAGCCATGACCACTGAAATATCAAACTCACCCGCCAGCTTTTTCAGAATCTCCATCAGGGCCATCTGATACTTGATATCAAGACTGCTTGTAGGCTCATCCAGCAGCATAATACCAGTTTCCTGGGCAATTGCACGGGCAATAAACACTCTTTGCTGCTGGCCTCCGCTGATCTCGGCAAAATCCCTCATTGCAAGATCTGAAATATTCAACATATCAAGAGCATTCAACGCCTTATCAATGTCATTTTGGGAAAAATTCCATGAAGAATGTGGTCTCCTGCCCATAAGAACAGTATCCAGCACGGTAGTCGGGAATGAGATATCAGGAGACTGTGGGACATAAGCAATACATTTTGCAACATCCATACGATCCATTTTACCCATATCAGAACCATTAAGCATCACAGATCCTTGCGGATCCAGAATCCTGTCAATGCATTTGATAAGTGTTGACTTCCCGGCACCATTGGGCCCGATGATTCCCAGAATCTCACCCGGATGCAATTCCATATTAACATCCTTTAACACAGAAGAACTGGAATAATCAAAACTGACACCCTGCAAGATCATTCTCATATTAGTTTCAACTCCAAAACCATATTCACCAGTAATCCTTTCTTTTCCTGACTATCAAATACATAAACAGTGGAACACCCATATACGAAGTGACAATTCCGATGGGTAATATAATCGGAGACATCACAGTTATTGCAACGATATCTGCAACAGAGAGTAAAACTCCCCCGACCAAAGCAGATACAGGAAATACAAAGCGATTATCACCTCCGATTATCATACGGGTTATGTGTGGTGCCACAAGACCAATGAATCCTATCGTACCTGTGAAACAAACAATGCTGGCAGTTAGTAAAGAAGCAAGCACCATTAACATAACTCTGATCTTTGGAACATTCAGACCCAGGCTTTTTGCAGTATCATCACCTGCAATGATTATATTGAGATCGCGTGCTTTCCACATAAGCAAAGGAACCGTAAGGACCAGTACAATAAATATTGCTTTTACTTTGTCCCAATCAGCATAGGACAGGCTGCCAATAAGCCAGAAAGTAACTTCTTTTGCTGCTTCATCACTTGCAAAATACTGGAGCAATGCAACACTTGATGAAAAAAGGAACATCATTGCAATACCTGCAAGTAGCATTGTTTCAGGACTGGTACCCTTTTTCCCGGAAAGTGCGAGAACCACAATGGAAGAGATGAGTGCACCTGCAAACGCATTTCCGATGATAAGATATTCACCATCCAGTAAACCGGAACCGAGTGTAATTGCCACCGCAGCACCAAAACCAGAAGCAGAGGAAATGCCCAGCGTATATGGAGAAGCCAATGGATTTCTTAGAATCCCCTGCATTATCGCACCTGCAAGCCCAAGACCAATACCTGAAAGAATTCCAAGACAGACCCTTGGAAGCCTAATATTCCAGACAACCCTCTCTGCTTTTCCGCTTACCTGAAAATATCCTGGAAAAAAGTGATCAAATATTGTATGATAGACCTCAGTAATTGAGAAATTTATAACCCCTATAGTAGAGGCAAATCCCACAATAGCAATCAACAGGAAAAATAAAAAACCAATAATGATGACTTTTCTTTTTCTTGTTTTTTGATAATCATTTTTAATAGCATGAACAGAACTTACATTTTCCTGAGAAGATGCCATATATATTCACTCGTTAAAAAATTTGCTGTGTTTACCACATATATCAGTCATCACTTGAACTTATGACAAACACAGCTTCGATATCAGATTATCCGACCTTCACAAATTAATTCGAAGTCCATATTTTAATATACCACAGCATTCCAGCGCTCAAATACCCCGAAATCATCGAGCATTTCTGTATACAGGTCATCTTCACCGTAGAATTCCTTATATATTGCATTACCCTCAGCTTCCACATCAATATTTTCAGACTCATCAGGGTACATCAGCTTAACCATGCGATAAGCATCTGCCATTGCAATTGCTGGATCCATTCCATTAGAAGAACCTCGTATGTAGTATACTTTAGACTTATCAACAGCTGATACATCAACAAGAGTATCATCATCAAGGACAGTATCCTTATCCATAGACTGGTCCACCTGATAATACCTTATGAAAATAACTTCCGGATCCCATGCGATTATCTGCTCTTTTGTAACCGTGGCTGAACCCCAGCTTGAAGGCTGGCCTGTTGCTACATTATTACCACCTGCAATTTCCAGTGCATAATAAGTTGGCGCACACTTGATAATCTCATTACTTCCACCGGTTGCGATGTAAGCATTGAGCTTGTCTTCTGTTGCAATGGAAGAGGACATAGAGGATATTGAATCTAC from Methanolobus tindarius DSM 2278 harbors:
- a CDS encoding FecCD family ABC transporter permease — protein: MASSQENVSSVHAIKNDYQKTRKRKVIIIGFLFFLLIAIVGFASTIGVINFSITEVYHTIFDHFFPGYFQVSGKAERVVWNIRLPRVCLGILSGIGLGLAGAIMQGILRNPLASPYTLGISSASGFGAAVAITLGSGLLDGEYLIIGNAFAGALISSIVVLALSGKKGTSPETMLLAGIAMMFLFSSSVALLQYFASDEAAKEVTFWLIGSLSYADWDKVKAIFIVLVLTVPLLMWKARDLNIIIAGDDTAKSLGLNVPKIRVMLMVLASLLTASIVCFTGTIGFIGLVAPHITRMIIGGDNRFVFPVSALVGGVLLSVADIVAITVMSPIILPIGIVTSYMGVPLFMYLIVRKRKDYW